The Intrasporangium calvum DSM 43043 sequence TCGGCGGCTGGCGGAACCGCTCCTCGCTATCGACGACCTGCCTCGCTTCGACAGCTCGGCGATGGACGGCTACGCAGCGGTCCCCGAGACGCCTGACCAGCGGGTCTTCCTCGTGGTGGGTGACGTCGCGGCCGGTGACGCGGCCGGTTTCGTCCTCGAGCCCGGCCAGGCCGCCCGCGTCATGACCGGCGCCCGGCTGCCGACGGGTGCGGTGGGCGTCGTGCCCGTCGAGCAGACCGACGCGGAGCGGACCGGACCCGCCCCCCGGCAGGTGACTTTCGCGGCGCCGGTCGCGCCGGGTCGTCACGTTCGGAAGCAGGCCGAGGACATCGCGGCCGGAGTCCCGGTCGCGGGGACCGGGGCCCCGCTCACTGCTGCGGTCATCGCGCTGGCCCGCTCCGCCGGCTGCACCGAGGCGGTCGTCCACGTCCCGACCCGGGTCGCGGTCGTCGCCACCGGTGCCGAGCTGACGGTCCCCGGCGTGGACCCCGGCCGGGGCGGCATCCACGAGTCGAACTCCGAGATGGTCGCCGCTCTGGCGTCCGCCGCCGGGTGCAGCGTGACCCGGGTCGCCACCTGCACCGACGACCCGGGTGCCCTGGAGGGTCTGCTCACCGAGCTCAGCGCAGCCCCCGACGTCGACCTCGTCATCACGACGGGCGGTGTCAGCGCGGGCGCCTACGAGGTGGTGCGCCAGGTCTGCGAGCCGCGCGAGTCGTTCAGCTTCGTCCACCTCGCCATGCAGCCGGGTGGACCGCAAGGTCTGGGCCGCTGGGATGGCATGCCGGTGGTCTGCCTGCCCGGCACACCGGTGGGCGCCTTCGTCTCCTTCGAGATGCTGGTGCGACCGGCGCTCGACGAACGCCATGGTGCCCCGGCGCGCGGAGCCAGCTCAGCGGCATACGTCGGAAGGCCCCGGCACACCCGGGCCGGCATGGTCCAGTTCATCTCCGGAGTCGTCGCTCCCGACGGGACCGTCAGCGCACCCGACGCGCGTCACCTGTCGGCGCTCGCGGGCTCCAACGCGCTCATCGAGGTGCCTGAGACGGTCGAGCAGATCGTCCCGGGAGACATCGTCACCGTCCACCCGCTCTGACCGCAACACACCCGCTTACCGCCTGACCCTGACGCCTGCAGACGGCAAGGTCACGCGGTAGGCGGGTGTGTTGCGGAAGGGGTGCGACGGAGGGCGCAGCGGTCAGGCGTTGCCCTGGCTCGCGTCGGCGACCCACGGCCCCAACGGCGGGTTCCACTCGCGCACGACCCGGCGCAGCACGTAGCCGCCGGCCCAGTACGGGTCCTCCTCGAACGTCGCCAGCACGTCGGCGAGCGAGTCCGCCTCCACGATGATGAGCGCGCCGTTGGGTGGCTCCTCGACCGTCACCTCACCCTCGGAGAACTCGTCGTGCCCGGCCTGGTACATCCCCGCGGCGCGGAGCCCCGGCAGCCCGGTCAGCCAGTCGCGGTGGTCGGGCCGGATCTTGAGCTGCTCAGTCATGTCCTCGGGATAGGTGTACTGGATCGCGAAGATGGCCATGGCTGGACTGTAGTCAGGGAAACCGCAATCGGTCACCGCGGGAGTACACGTTGAGCGTCGCCCCGCGGACGAAGCCCAGCAGCGTCATCCCCGCGTCGGACGCCGTCTCGACGGCAAGGGACGACGGCGCGGACACCGCGGCCAGGCACGGCACCCCGCCCATCAGGGCCTTCTGCGTCAGCTCGAAGGACGCCCGGCCGGAGACCATGAGCACGCACCCGGTGGCCGGGAGGCGCCCGGAGAGCAGGGCCCACCCGAGGACCTTGTCGACGGCGTTGTGCCGGCCGACGTCCTCGCGCACCGCGAGGAGCTCTCCGCCCGGGCCGAAGAGGCCTGCTGCGTGCAGCCCCCCCGTCTTGTCGAACGACCGCTGCTCGGACCGCATCCGCTCGGGCATGGCCGTGATCACGGCGGCCGGCCAACGGGTGGCGTCGTCCCGGACCGGCCACTGAGTGCGCGCGCGGAGCTGCTCGATGGAGGCCTTGCCGCAGACTCCGCAGGACGACGACGTGAAGAAGTTCCGCGCCAGCTCCGCGGCCGGTTGGGCCACCCCTGGAGCGAGGGTGACGTCGATGACGTTGTAGGTGTTCTCCTCGAAGCCGCTCTCCCCGGAGACGACGGCTCCCTCGCAGTAGCGGGCGAGGCTGACGTCGGCGGCGTCTCGGATGATGCCCTCGGTGAGGAGGAAGCCGTGGACGAGCTCGATGTCGTGGCCGGGGGTGCGCATGGTGACCGTGAGCGGTGTGCCCCCGACGCGCAGCTCGAGCGGCTCCTCCACGGTGACGGTGTCGGTGCGCGACCGGCTCGTCGGTCGGTCGCCCGACACGTCAACGACCGTGACCTTGGTGCGCTGCGTGACACGTCCCATGCGGCAAGCGTGCCAGACTCCGACCGTGCAGCCGTCCCTCGCCCGAGCCGCCGCCGTCGTCCTCACTGGTGGGGCGTCGTCGCGGATGGGCCGCCACAAGCCGGCCATCCACGTCGCGGGCCGCGCCATCGTCGAACGGGTCGTCGGGGCGGTGGGCGGGTGGCCCCTCGTCGTCGTGGGCAGCGGTGCCGCCGTTCCCGAAGGGACGCGAGTCGTCTCGGAGGAGCCCCCGGGTGGGGGGCCGGTCGCCGGGATCGCCGCTGGGTGGGCTGCCCTCACCACCGGGACGGATGCCGCTGGGCTCGCTCCCAGCGGACCGGACGTCGTCCTCGTGCTCGCTGGGGATCTGCCCTTCCTCACCCGGGCCCACCTCGAGGCCCTGGTGGCCGCTGCCGAGGGCTCGGTCGCCGTGACGTGGTCGTCGACCGGCCCCAACTGGCTGTGTGCCGCCTGGCCCGCCGAGCTGCTCAGGGAGCGGCTGGCGGCCGTCGGCTCGCCCGCCGGGGTGAGTGTGCGGCGCCTCCTGGGTGACGTCCCGCGGGTCGAGGTGCGGGACGAGGCGGACGTCGCCACGGACGTCGACACCCCGGAGGACCTGGAGGCGGCGCGACGCCGCGCTGACGGGTCGGAGGCGCCCGGGTCCTGACGGGGGACGTGTCCTGAGGCTCAGGGGTCGACCCGGGCGGTGGACCGCCTCAGGTGGCGGGTGCGGGGACCGGGCTGGTCGGAGTCGTGCACCGGGTGGTGGCGGGCGACGACAGGGTCACGTCGGCGACGAGCGCCCCGACGAGACCGGCCACCTCACCGAGCGAGGGGTCGCGCAGGTCGAGGGGGCGCAGCTTGTGGTCGGTGATGTTGATGAGGATGGCGTCGTTGGACGTCTGGTCGTCGCCCTCCGGCGGGAGGGGGACCGTGGCCGCCGTGGAGCCGGCGGTCGGAACGCTCGCGTCGACGAGCCGCAGCGTGTTGAGGAGCGAGAGGAGGTGCTTCTGCTCGGGACCGGTCAGCTGGCAGACCCTGCCGTGCACGGAGCGGGTGTCGACGAGCACCTTCCCGTCGGCGTGGAGCACGACGGTGTCGTCGTAGCCCGCGATGCCGCCGGTGCGGCGCAGGGTGAGCGGGAAGAGCGGCGTGGTCAGCGGCTCGGTCGAGTCGCCGATCGGCCCTCCGGCGAAGGTGCGCGTGGCGGGCTGCGAGTCGATCGGCGCGGGAGTGCCGCTGCTGCCGCGGTCGGCCCCGGCGCACCCGCCCAGACCGACGGCGAGACTCATCGCGACGACCGCGAGTCCCGTCCTCCCCATGCCGACCACTATGCGCCCTTCAGGTGCCAGGATGCGCGCCGACGTGCGCGCAGGATTGCAACACTACGGTGAACTTTTCCCGCGCCACCTCGCCACCGGCGTCCAGCTGGTGGGCGGGTCAGCCGGCGTCCTCGGCGTCGTAGGACCTGAGGAAGTCGATGATGAAGGGCGCCGCATGGGTCGTCCCGCTCGGCCCCTCCTCGTGGTACGCCGCGATGGCGAGGTCACCCCGACCGGCCACCATCCACGCATGGGTCCGGGGCGGGTTCGTCGTCCCGAACTCGGCGGTGCCGGTCTTGGCATACTCGACGCCGACCGTCCGGAGCACCGTGCCGCTGCCCTCCGTGACCACGGCTCGCAGGGCGCGGCGCAGCACCTCGGCCTCCTCCTGCCGCAGCGGGGTCGCCGGGGCCGGGAGCGCCGTGTCGGTGACGACCAGCCGCGGCCGGACCGTCTCTCCCCGCATCACGGAGGCGATGACGAGCGCCATGGTGAGCGGCGAGGCCTCGACGCGTCCCTGGCCGATGAACGACGCCGCGCGCTCGACGACGTCGTCGGTCGGCGGCACTGACCCGAGGAAGCCGGTGAAGGGCAGGTCGAGCTCCTCGCCCATGCCGAGGGACTCCGCCGCGGCGATGAGCTCGTCCTGGGAGACCTTCTCGTGCTGGCTGATGAAGGCGGTGTTGCAGGAGTATGCGACGGCCCGCTCGAGCGGGATGTCGCCGAGCTGGGAGGACGGGTACCTGCTGTAGTTGCCGAAGACGCGCCCGTTGACCGTCAGGGTGTCCGTGCACGGGAGCTTCGTCTCGGCGGTCGCCCCCTTCCGGATGAGGGCGAGCGCGCTGGCGATCTTGAAGGTGGAGCCCGGCGCCTCCTTGCCGGCCAGGGCGAGCGGGGCCTGCTCGGCCCCGGGGCCGACCGCGGCGGCGAGGACCTCGCCGGTCGAGACCTTGACCGCGACGAGGGCGGTCGGGCGCTTCGTCTGCTCCGCGAGTGCTGCCTCGGCCGCCGTCTGGGCCTTCGCGTCGAGCGTCACGGCGAGCGGCTCCGCCTTCTCCGAGGGCTCGGCGAAGAGCTCGCGTTTGTCGATGGCCGACCCGTCCTTGCCGCGCTGGACCGCGTGGACGGCGACGCCCGGCTTGCCCCGGAGCCGCTCGTCGTAGCGCAGCTGCAGGCCGTTCTGCCCGACGACGTCGCCGACCTCGAGCACGCCGCCGGACTTCTCGATCTGCTCGGCGGTCGCCTCGGCCACCCGCCCCAGGATCGGCGCGGCCCAGGTGCGGGTGGGGGCCAGCACCTGCATCGCCGGCACCCGGAGGGCTCCGTCCACGGAATCGATCCGGTCGACGTTGTCGGCGAGCGTGGGGTCCGTGACCCGGAGGGTGATGGCGGCGACGAAGGCCTTCGGCCCCGCCGCTGCGACCCGGTCGGCGAAGGCGGTGCCGTCGACACCGACGACCTCCGCCAGCGCACGCGCGGATCGCGTGGCGGTGGCTCCGGAGACCTTCGTCTTGTCGATCCCGATGTGGGCGACCTCCCGCTCGGTCATCAGCCTGCCACCGCGGCGGTCGACGATGTCGGCGCGCCGCGGCCACGTCCGGACGATGTCGAGGGTCTCGTCCGCGGCGAGCTCGGGGGCCACGACCGACGGGGCCCAGCGCACCTGCCAGGTGTTCTCGGCCAGGGTGAGTGGGACCTGGGTCTCGTAGGTCCAGTCCTGCGCGCTCGCCGACACGTCCCACGTCGTGCGGAGCGTCGCCGTCGCGCTCGTGCCCTCCTCGTCGGGCACGACGCCGGCGACCGCCACCGACGGCCGCAGGTCGCCGAGGTCCTCGTAGACCCCTTTGAGGAAGGCGGTCGCCTGTTGGGCGGTCGTGCCGCTCAGCGTCACTCCCGTCAGGTCGCCCCTGGCGAGACCGCGGGCGAGCGCCGTTGCGGTGTCGGCCGGATCCGGGTCGGACTCGAAGAGCGAGCAGCCTGCCGTGAGGCTGGTGGCCAGGACGAGACTGACGGCTGCGGAGATGGTGCGACGTGTGGAGGTGCCCCTGCGCATGGGGTCCACCGTACGTCGTGGTCCGGACGTCCTCGTGAAGTAGGTTGGGCGACATGTCCCGACCGCACGCGGCCGCCATCATCGAGGACGCCTTCAACGAGCAGGTCGAGCGGCTCCTGCGTGGGCGCGGTTGGGGCAACCGCGTCGTCACGCACATCGGCTACGGCACGAGCACCTACGTCCGCGTCTTCGCCCGGATCGTCCTCGGCCGCCGGGGTGAGGCGGGACCGCCGGAGCGACAGGACGCGACCGGCGCGCTGGTCCCGCGTCGGTACGACCGGGGGTGGCGCGTGTTCGTCACGGCGCCCGCCGCGGGCGTCCCCGTCGTCGTGACCATCGGGGACCGGGAGGTCTACGGCCGCTCGGACCGGGGCGGCTACATCGATGTCGTCGCCCACGACCACGGTCTGGGGCCGGGCTGGCAGCAGGTCGTCGTCGCGGCACAGGGCACCGACCCGGTGCCGGCCGACATCTTCGTCGTCGGCGACGACGTCACCTTCGGCATCGTCAGCGACATCGACGACACCGTCATCACGACGATGCTGCCGCGTCCGATGATCGCCGCGTGGAACACCTTCGTCCGCAGCGGCAAGTCGCGCCGGGCGGTGGCCGGGATGGCGCCGATGTACCGGCGGCTGCTCGCCGCCCACCGCGGGGCCCCGATCGTCTACCTCTCGACGGGCGCGTGGAACACGACACCCACACTGACCCGGTTCCTCGTCGAGGCGGGCTATCCACTGGGACCGTTCCTCATGACGGACTGGGGTGCGACCAACACGGGCTGGTTCCGGAGCGGGCAGGAGCACAAGCGCAGCGCGCTCCACCGGCTGGCCCGCGACTTCCCGCACATCACTTGGCTCCTCGTCGGTGACGACGGCCAGCACGATCCGCAGATCTACGCCGAGTTCGCGGAGGCGCGGCCCGACCGGGTCGGTGCCGTCTGCATCCGTCAGCTGACGCCCACCGAGCAGGTCCTCTCGCACCCGATGGGGCGAGCGGAGGGGCCGCACCGCGGGTGGGCGAGCCGGACCGCGCCCACCTTCCTCGCCCCGGACGGCGACGGGCTGCTGCGGATGCTCGACGAGGCGGGGATGGTCGGCGAGCCGGTCGCGGCCGACGAGCAGCCCTCCCGCCCGCCGGTGACCTGACGAGCACGTCGAGTGCGCAGTTCCTGCCCGGCAGGTTCTGCACACTCGACGGGGTGGGCGGGAGGGCTGGGACGCCCCGTGGCCCCTGGGAGCGAGCTCAGCGGCATGCGGGCGCGTGCTTTGGCAGGATGGGGGCATGCCTGAGCTGCCCGAGGTGCAGGCGCTCGTCGACTTCCTCGCCGAGCGGACGGCCGGCCTGGCCGTGACGAAGGTCGAGCTGGCCTCGATCAGCGCGCTCAAGACGTTCAACCCGCCGCCCCAGTCGCTCGAGGGGGCACCCATCGACGGGGTGCACAGGCACGGGAAGTTCCTCGACATCGACTGCGACGGCACCCATCTCGTCTTCCACCTCGCCCGGGCCGGCTGGCTGCGGTGGAGCGACCAGCTGCCGACGACCGTGCTGAGACCCGGCAAGTCCCCGATCGCCTTGCGCGTCAGGCTCTCCGATGGCAGCGGCTTCGACCTGACCGAGGCCGGCACGAAGAAGTCGCTCGCCGCCTACATCGTCCGCGACCCCAAGGAGGTGCCCGGTGTCGCCCGGCTCGGGCCGGACCCCCTCGCCGACGACTTCACGCTGGAGCGCTTCCGGGAGCTGCTCACCGGTCGGCGGACCCAGATCAAGGGCCTGCTCCGCGACCAGGAGGTCATCGCCGGGGTCGGGAACGCCTACAGCGACGAGATCCTCCACGTGGCGAAGGTCAGCCCCTTCGCCATCGCCGGGAGCCTGCCCCCGGACGTGGTGGACCGCCTCTACGCAGCGCTCCGCGAGACGCTGTCGAGCGCCGTGCACGCTGCTTCGGGCAAGCCGGCCAAGGAGCTCAAGGATGCCAAGCGGGCAGGCATGCGCGTCCATGCCCGCACGGGCCAGGCCTGCCCCGAGTGTGGCGACGTCGTGCGGGAGGTGAGCTTCGCCGACACCTCGCTGCAGTACTGCGCCACCTGCCAGACCGGTGGCAAGCCGCTCGCCGACCGGCGGATGTCCCGGCTGCTCAAGTAGGTCCCGCCGTCAGGGGACGATGCGGTTCGCAGGGCCGCCACTATCGTGACGAGCGTGAAGATCCTGTCGATCCAGTCCCACGTCGCCTACGGCCACGCCGGCAACTCGGCGGCCGTCTTCCCGCTCCAGCGGCTCGGGCACGATGTCTACCCCGTGCTGACGGTCACCTTCTCCAACCACACGGGCTACGGTGCGACCCGCGGACCGCTGATCGCACCGGATGACATCGCCGAGGTGCTCCTGGGCATCGAGGAGCGTGGCGCGTTCCCGCACATCGACGCGGTCCTGTCCGGCTACCAGGGTGCGGAGTCGGTCGGTGCGGTCATCCTCGACGCGGTCGCGCGGGTCAAGGCCGCGAACCCCTCGGCGCTCTACTGCTGCGACCCCGTCATGGGTGATGTCGGGCGGGGGTTCTTCGTCCGCGAGGGGATCCCCGAGTTCATCCGCGACGAGGTGGTCCCTCGAGCCGACATCATCACCCCCAACCACTTCGAGCTGGAGTTCCTCGTCGGGCGCCCGCTCGCGACCCAGCAGGCCGTCGTGGCGGCGGCCGAGGAGCTGGGCGCTCGCGGTCCGCAGGTCGTCCTCGTCACCTCGACCCTGACCGAGGACACTCCCGGCGACTGCATCCAGATGACCTGTGTCGCCCATGCCGGTGCCTGGGTCGTGACGACTCCGCTGCTGCCGATGACGGTCAAGGGTGGTGGCGACGTCACGGCGGCGCTGTTCCTCGCGCACTACCTGACCGATGGGCCACGGCTCGCGCTGGTGCGCACGGCGGCGACGATGCACGCGATCCTCGAGGGCACCCACGCCGCGGGCAGCGAGGAGATGCTCCTCGTCGCGGGGCAGGACGCCATCGCCCAACCTGGGGAAACCGTGGAGATTTCGCAGATTCGTTGACGGGGTCCGATCACATCGCGTTATGCTCGCTTCGCGCCGTTCCGCATGACCACCCCTGACCGTGCGGAACGGCGCCTTTTCATGCCCACCCCCACCGGGCCGTATGCCGCTGCGCTCGGTCGGGCGCCGGTGGCGCGCTCCTCGGGTGGCTGGGTGGCTGGCTGCGACACGATCGGCCCGTCTGCCGATGTCTCAGGTTTTCCCTAGAGGCCCGTATAGCCTCCGATCGTGGACCCCATCACGAACCCGTACGCCCCGGGCGCGGGGCAGCGTCCCCCCGAGCTCGCCGGCCGCGACGAGCAGCTGCGGACCTTCGACGTCGTGCTCGAGCGCATCGCCCGCGGGAGGTCGGAGCGGTCGATCGTCCTCACCGGCCTGCGCGGAGTGGGCAAGACCGTCCTGCTCAACGCGCTGCGATCCTCGGCCGTGCGAGCGGACTGGGGCACCGGCAAGCTGGAGGCGCGGCCCGACCAGCGGCTGCGTCGGCCCCTCGCCGCCGCCGCGCACCAGGCGGTGCGCGAGCTCGGACACCCTCGGGGCGACGAGGTCGACCAGGTGCTCGGCATCATCAAGTCCTTCGCGCTGCGTGACGCCGCGAGCGGGAGCAAGCTGCGGGACAAGTGGCAACCGGGCATCGACGTGCCCGCCGTGCCCGGCCGGGCCGACTCCGGCGACATCGAGATCGACCTCGTCGAGCTCTTCACCGACATCGGCGGGCTCGCCGCCGACCTCGGCAAGGGGGTGGCCTTCTTCGTCGACGAGATGCAGGACCTCGGGCCCGAGGACGTCTCCGCCGTCTGCGCGGCGTGCCACGAGATCTCCCAGTCCGGTCTGCCCGTCATCGTCGTCGGGGCCGGGCTGCCGCACCTGCCGGCCGTGCTGTCGGCCTCCAAGTCCTACTCCGAGCGGCTCTTCCGCTACCAGCGCATCGACCGGCTGCCCCGCGACGCCGCCGACCAGGCCCTCGTGGGCCCCGCCGCAGAGGAGGGGTGCGCGTTCACCGACGAGGCGCTCGAGGCGATGTACTCCGTGACCGCCGGCTACCCCTACTTCATCCAGGCCTACGGCAAGGTCGTCTGGGACGTGTCCCCCTCCTCGCCCATCTCGGCGCAGGACATCCGGGTCGCCGCACCGGAGGCCGAGTCCGAGCTCGCGGTCGGCTTCTTCGGCTCCCGGTTCGAGCGGGCCACGCCCGCCGAGCGCGAGTACCTCCGGGCCATGGCGGACGCCGCGCTCGTCCGGGGGCCCGGCGACCAGGCCACCACGGAAGGCCACGGTGACGCGGGAGCGAGCCCAGCGGCATACGGCATCGTCGACGAGCTCGACGCCGTCGCGACCTCCGCGGTGGCTGACCTCCTGGGGCGCAAGCCCCAGTCCCTCTCTCCCGCACGGGATGCGCTGATCAAGAAGGGACTCATCTACTCCGGCGAACGCGGGCAGATCGCGTTCACGGTGCCGCACTTCGGGCGGTACCTGCGCACTCAGGCCTGAGGCGCAACCAGCGGGCCAGGGCGGCGGCCAGGAGCAACCACCGCAGCCACTGCGGGCGTCAGACCCAGGCGCAGGAGCTGGGGGGTGACGGGTCAGTGGAGGTGGTCGCCCCAGTCCGGGGGAACCCGGTCGCGCGGCCCGGGGACGCCTTGGTCCTCGGGATGGTGGTCGGGAGGAGCCAGCGGCGGACCCTCGACGAACTCCTGGGTGCGGTAGTCGTAGAACCACGTCTCGCCCGGCTCGAAGCTGCGCACCACCGGGTGCCCGGTCATGCGGAAGTGGCGAGTCGCGTGCTGGGCGGGCGAGGTGTCGCAGCAGCCGACGTGTCCGCACGCGGCGCAGCGCCGCAGGTGGACCCACCATCCGCCGGCGGCCACGCAGTCCGCGCAGCCGGTCCCGCTCGGGGGCGCCGTCGGGTCGATGTCGGGGAGGTCTCCGGGAGGGACGGCCATGACGGCAGCCTAAGCCGCGCGCCGGCATCCTGCGCCTTCTCGACGCGGTCTGGCTAGGCTGAGAGGGTCCGGACTCGCCTCGCCTGAATGGATGTGTCGATGAACGCTGAGCTCCACGACCGACCGGAGACCGTGGTCCCCGGCTTCTGGATGACCATCCTCGGATCCATCCTGGCCGTGATCGCACCGCTCGCCGGCTTCCTCGGAGGAAGCAGCACCGGAGCGGTGGCCCGAGAAGGCCAGCTGGGCACATGGCTGCTCGTCGGCCTCGTCATCGGGGGCCTCGGGGTGCTCGTCGCGTTCGTGGGCGCCCAGCGGTGGTGGCGGGCCACCCACTGACCGGATCCGCGTCCCCTGCCGGATTTGTCCGGCTCTGGCCTAGCGAATTCGTCTCGGACGCGACAGACTGTCCGGCGTGATCGGCGCAGACTTCCAGACGGTCCTCGCTGACGCCCAGGGCGGTGACGAGTACGCGTTCGCCCGACTCTGGCGTGACCTCAACCCCGCGCTCCTGCGCTACCTGAGTCTCGGTGGCGAGATGGCCGAGGAGGTCGCGGCCGAGACCTGGACCACGGTGGTCCGTGGTCTGGCCCGCTTCGAGGGGGATGAGACCGCCTGGCGCGCGTGGGTGTTCACCACGGCTCGACGACGTGCGGTGGATGCAGGACGCAAGCGCGCCCGCGAGGCCGGCCTCGGCTGGCGCGCGAACACGTGGGCGGCCGAGGTGTCGCCGGACAGCGCCGAGGCGGTCATCGAGGCGGCGACCACCGAGGACATGCTGCGACTGGTCCGGACCCTCCCCGCGAGTCAGGCTGAGGCGGTGCTCCTCCGGGTCGTCGCCGGCCTGCCCGTGGCTGAGGTGGCGGAGCTGCTCGGACGCAGCCCGGGTTCGGTTCGGGTGGCGTGCCATCGGGGTCTGGAGAGCCTGGCGAAGAAATTGTCGAAGCAGGACGTAACGGATGGCGCCCTGCGGGCGCTTCGGGGGTGACATGAGCAACGAAAAGCAGAGCGAGGGGTTCCCCGACCGGGCCGGGTCGCACGACGACCTGCTCGATGAGGTCGCGGCGAACCCTGAGCTGGCTCGGGTGGCCTTCCTCCTCTCCGCCCGGCCCAGCGATCGGGAGCTGTCCGGTCTCGACGGTCCCCTCGATGCGTTCCGGGCTCAGGTCACCGCCCCGAAACCCCAACGACGGAGACCCTCCATGATCTCAACGCTCGCCGGCGCGAAGCTCGGCGCGACCATCGCCGGTATCGCCGTGGGCCTCGGTGGTGCAGCCACCGTGGCCTACGTCTCAGCCAGCACCCCGGCCACGCCCGAGACCCACGCCACCGCCGCCACCACGCCCTCCCAGGCGGATGCTGCAGCAGACGCGAGAGAGAACGGAAAGGGCGAGGGCAAGAAGGACAAGGCCACCCCCGTCGGCCCCGACGCGACTGGTTGGGCCGCTTTCGGCCTCGGCACTGCCTGGAAGGGCGTCGCCGGCAATGGCAAGGCCATGGAGTC is a genomic window containing:
- a CDS encoding RNA polymerase sigma factor; its protein translation is MIGADFQTVLADAQGGDEYAFARLWRDLNPALLRYLSLGGEMAEEVAAETWTTVVRGLARFEGDETAWRAWVFTTARRRAVDAGRKRAREAGLGWRANTWAAEVSPDSAEAVIEAATTEDMLRLVRTLPASQAEAVLLRVVAGLPVAEVAELLGRSPGSVRVACHRGLESLAKKLSKQDVTDGALRALRG